The segment TGTCTTCTATGAgtcacattttatttatattataaagtcTAATTCTCTTAAcctaacaataaataaataattaggcttgtattataaataaagaccaaaatgattatttttaaaatttttaggaatatttaataaagttactttagtttaaaaaaatttacaacccGATCGAGTCGGATCGAAAAAATGTCTGAACTCAATTCAATCTGACCCATAAACAACCTATAATTGTTCGTACAATTTAgccaaaaaaacaatatatttcaaatgaCAAATTATGCCTTTAATTTCTTTACAAACttaattaatgtaacataAAATTGACACCTTTGTTAGAATATAGTTTTCATAACAAAAGTTGTGACCTAACCCACACAacatcattaaaataataataatcataataagagaattcaattattatccctaatatttgattaaaatatatttatttaaaaaaattaatatttaatcaaaaccctaatctcccTATTTGGAATTCCCCCTTTGGTCCATTtgttgtttcttcttcattagATTCAAGAGTTGTTGGCTTAATCATTGAATAAAACCAAACAACTCactattaaaaaacattaaaaaacattaaaaaacaaaaaaccctaatttaataggagatattatccactttagctcgttacgtatcaccgtcagcttcacgattttgAAACGCgcctattagggagaggtttccacacccttataaaaacgCCCCGTTTCCCTGATTTTTACGTGACAAAAGTAGTTTGAACAGTTTAAAAAAAGCTAAATTACTCTGAAACATGTCACCGAATAGTTTACACCCGTCATGATGTTGCTGGTTTAGAATAACCATTCCACTTATAAAGCATTGCAAAGTGTCGTGGTATGGGTGTAATTATATTGAGATAAACATTCAACTTTATAATAAGCCCACTTGTGACATCAAACATTATAATATATCCAAAACCcacaattatattatatagtaattttaggtatttaaactttgtattataataataatcactTTTATTTATGCCTTTTATCATAATGCCctccccctctctctctcttctctttgttCTAGGGTTTCAACATGGGACTCATCTGCTCTTCTGTTCTCTCACACAAAtccatataattttatattaattaatttcttttaaaaaaattaaaataaaataaaaaattatattgctgtcccttttattattttacattattttttcaCCCCTGGTTTTTTCCTGTTCATCTTTGAGTGTTTAagtttctctcattttcttctgtttaTGGCTACTTTAAACTTAGGCTCAGCTTCTCACTTTGTTGACCAGCTTCAACAACGCCCTGATCTCCACCTAGATTCGCCGCCCAGCTCCGATCATGTCACTAATCTCAACCACTTCAACGGCAGTGGCGGCTCCGGTGGTAGCGGAGATGCTATGGTTCGTCGACCGAGGGGTCGCCCAGCCGGGTCCAAGAACAAGCCAAAGCCACCCGTGATCATCACGCGCGAGAGCGCTAATACCCTCCGAGCTCATATCTTGGAAATCGGTAGCGGATATGATGTGTTCGAGGCTGTGGCTGGCTATGCGCGACGGCGACAACGAGGGATCTGTGTGTTGAGTGGAAGTGGGATAGTGAATAATGTTAGCTTACGACAACCGGCTGCGGCTGGATCCGTGTTGACGTTGCAAGGGAGGTTTGAGATTTTGTCCCTGTCGGGATCGTTCTTACCACCACCTGCTCCACCAGGTGCTACTAGTCTTACGATTTTCTTGGCCGGAGGTCAAGGACAAGTAAGTTAAATCATCACTCAACTCAAAAgtttaacctaatttttttttatgttcggAAACACGATTATAATTATAGGAAGGGTGGGTgggattcaaaattttcatccataaaTCTAATCTTTTATACTTATTCTTAACAAGGTGGTCGGAGGGAATGTCGTGGGAGCTTTGATTGCGTCGGGGCCTGTCATCGTTATAGCATCGTCGTTCAGTAACGTTGCATACGAGAGGCTACCGTTGGATGAAGAAGAATTGTCGATGCCTGCAGCTGGTGGGGACGGAGATGGAGGCGAGGGCGGGGGCGGTGATGGCCACGACAACCCTTTTCCCGACGGATCTTCGGGTTTGCCCTTTCTAAATCTGCCTATGAATATGCCAAATCAGAATCAATTTTTTGGTTGAAGGATGAACTGCAAATTCATGTGTTCCATTGTGTCTTATTGTTCAATCCAAATAATTTTCAGCCCTAAatccctctctttcttcttctttagccTTCATCTTTGCCTGTTTGTGCTATAAACTTCATCAAATTGTCtgatttaatgtttaattataattaccGAATGACCTGTACCGACATTTTCTACCTCGTTTTTTTGTTCTGATTGCTGAAAGTTTATAGTGACGTTCGTTTTTTTAGCGACGTTTCTTCTGTCACTGAAAGCTTATAATGATGCTTATATCCGTCTtcagaaatgttttttttttgtcatcgTAAAATCTgatatttgttgttttgttctaCATCCGAGTAAATGAGGGGTATATGAATGAGTCGAGATCATATTGGAACGAGAGCAATCTTGAGGAcagaatgactaagaaaggCTCGAAGGAAGTGAAAATTACTACCTGTAACAATAAGGTGCACCTTTATCTTCCGTAACTCAATTATAGAAACTTCATGGTTAAACGTTTTTACTTAGAGCAGTTCTATGTCTATGTTAAGCGTTTTTCTGGGGATGCATATGAGTGAGAATAAAGCATGATAGAAAAAACTCGTGTTAGTATTTGAGGATAgtttttcactcttaagaagcaAAGAGTATGTAATGTGACCATGTCGTAGGAGAATGTCGGGGCCATCAGGTACAGAACCcgaatttttaatctttatttgaATTCTAGGTATGAGTCGTTACACTAAATTACTCGTTCGATTTTTCTTTAGAAATgttgtgaagaaaaaaagaatatccAGTAATTTCAACCtagttaataaaatttagtatAATGATAGATTAACACGTTTAGTAAAATAGGGAGACGGTGGGGGACGAAAATTGGGTGGACACGACGATGGGGACGAATAATATAATTCTCATCCTCGGCCTCGTTTAACTAACGGAGAGAAATCTCTCCTCATTTCATTCCTCGACAAGTTGAGTCCTCACAAGGCTCTGACTTCACGAGTTAAACGAACATCTCTGTTTTTAGTTGTTTAGACATACTTTAATTAGTTGAGTGATGCTTTAATTTACGGTAACGGGTTTGTGCTTTACGAGAATTATATCAAATtagagtttagggttttaacAATGAGAAAGATATATAATAACAATTagaattattctaaattagggtttgtgaTCTTCTTTTTGTTCGGTGGGAATAGACAGATTTTGGCTAACAGTGATACAGTCTCATGGAGAGTCTGTTCGGTATCCGatcaacacaaaatttaacgagcattcatatttcatatggacaaACTTAAATCTAGAGCCGCATGCCCAAACTTCTTTCGAAATCCAACTTTCGAGGTTAAGGCTTAGAGTCGTAACCGTCTCTTTATCGAGCCTATCTTTGTCCCTGTTGTCTACTTGTTGTCACCATCTTTCTTACGCCTCATTTTAACCTCAACGCATGTCTCTTTAGTATGTTAGATGATGCACTGTCTTCTACGGTCGTATTAATACACTCGTCTATCTTGACCTTCACGTAGTTGAATGGGCGCCACATAAGAGCCGTCGTTTTTTCTGAGTCACAACCTACTATTAATTACTATGCTTCACACGTGCTTACCATAAGCGGCCCTTGGCTTTAGCTTCTTTCAATGCTAAgaacactattttttttttcttttttttttccttttgtgggATTATGAATTCCACTATGGTGGgtggttatttatttaatggcATTcacattataaaatatataatatcatttttatattaatcatCAACCTTTATTAAactcataaatttatataacgggtcagccttacgattttaaaacgtgtttgttaggatctcacaatccactccccttgagGCCAGCAtccctcattggcacaccgcccaagcactgataccatttataacagcccaaactcaccgcgGACAGATATTGTCAATTTTGGCCCgttcgtcgtcaacctcacggttttaaaacacgttcaaggaaaagtttccacacgcttGTAAGAATcgtttgtttccctctccaaccgctTAGGGTTCAAAGACCTTCtagacacaaatttaaaagttaacgGGAGgagaataagaataaatttttatttaaaatttatttttgtaaaggaatattattaaattgtaaagaaataacctttttccttttttttttctttctttttctattattcatggttaatttattaatcttatgcttgttcttttcttattGGCTAAGCAAACAATAGAGtaaattaatcataaaatgtgacTAATTGCTCCATTCATTTCTAATTTCTCGAcattaaagatgaaaaataaattaagaataaatatttatatgattttctATATGTAATCTTTATGTTTTCCAATTTGAGGCTAAATATATTCATCACAAACCCGCCTTCGTAAGATCgtgtttaataaattgtaCCTTTCTCGGTTGTGCTAGACATTCTCGaccaaaaaagacaaaaaataaTGACATGGATACATGAGCGTGAAGGCCAAG is part of the Cucurbita pepo subsp. pepo cultivar mu-cu-16 chromosome LG12, ASM280686v2, whole genome shotgun sequence genome and harbors:
- the LOC111807605 gene encoding AT-hook motif nuclear-localized protein 23-like translates to MATLNLGSASHFVDQLQQRPDLHLDSPPSSDHVTNLNHFNGSGGSGGSGDAMVRRPRGRPAGSKNKPKPPVIITRESANTLRAHILEIGSGYDVFEAVAGYARRRQRGICVLSGSGIVNNVSLRQPAAAGSVLTLQGRFEILSLSGSFLPPPAPPGATSLTIFLAGGQGQVVGGNVVGALIASGPVIVIASSFSNVAYERLPLDEEELSMPAAGGDGDGGEGGGGDGHDNPFPDGSSGLPFLNLPMNMPNQNQFFG